In the genome of Acidimicrobiales bacterium, the window CCCGCTCGAGGACCTCGACTACCCCGGCCCGGCGGAGTCGCTCCGGGCCGTCTGGGTCGCCACCCGGGCCAGCCTGCGGGCCGTGCTCGAGGAGGTCACCATCGCCGACGTCGCCACCGGCCACCTCCCCGACGTCGTTCACCGCCTCACCAAGGCCGCCGACGCCTGGGTCCGCCGCCCGGTCTCTTGAGCCATCGCGGCCACCGGCGTGGTCCGCCCGCAGACGACGAGACCGGCTGGCCGGTGGCCGCCGGCGCCGGCGGGCGCACGGCTTCCGGCGGCCGCCTGCGACGGGTCGGGGCCCTGTGGATCGCCCGACGAGCGCCACCTCCGGGACGGGCGCCGCCGCCAGACGGGCGCCTGCGAGGGCGCCTGACGAGGGCGCCGGCGGTGGCCGGGTGGTCGACCGGGGATGGCCTCGGCACGGCGGCCCCCCCAGAGGCGGGCGCCTGCGCACTGGCGAACCCGGGCTCAGCCGCCGCTTCATGCGGCGCCCTCCTCGTCGGGCGCCCGCGCCGCATGGGCGTGGCGGGGGTGGCGGCGGTCGGCGGGCGGGACCATGGGGCGCTTCCCGGCGCCGTGGACGAGCGCCCACGACGCCCTGGTCTTGAGGTCGTGGTGGTGGTCACACATCGGATCGAGCGCCGACAGCAGGGTCACCTTCGACGTCGCCCAGTCCTCCCGGTGGTCGATCTCGAGGTGCTCGGTCGCGTTGCAGCCGAGCACCGTGCACGACGGGCTGAGCCACTGCAACGCGCTGCGCTGGTAGGCGGTCGGGCTGCGACCGAGGTGGGCGCGTTCACCACGTCGACGCCGCGGGTGACCACCGCCGCGAGGAAGGCGTTGCCCGATCCGATCATGGCCCTCACCGCCGACACGGGCACGGGGCCGAGCCCGGCGATCTCGCAGACCTCGCCGTCGATCGGCCATCCCCGTAGCAGGGTGTCCCAGTCGATCCTCACCACCACCTTGGCGGGCACCGGCGGGGCGCTGGACGGCGGCATCGCCCGGTCACCGGCGACCGGGTCGTTCTCGGTGCCCGTGTCGGCGAAGTCCTCCGATGGCGGCGGTGGCTCGGGTGCTGCCGTGGTGGCCGCAGTCGTCCTCATCACCGCCGCGCGCGTTGCCGCCAGGAGCCCGTCGGCGAGATGGGCCTCGGAGGGCTCGCGCCGGCCGTCCGCCCGTGCGGCCCGGAAGCAACGATCGGCGTGGGCGCGGACGACCGCATAGATCTCGGCGACCTCCTCGAGGGTCGAGCGGTAGTGGAGCTCGCCTGCGCCGTCCTGGCAGCGACGCCGGCGGAGGAAC includes:
- a CDS encoding DUF222 domain-containing protein, which encodes MFGTSEMNELRGEVSRFAAGFDPALISAADAERIVVDAAAAENMLATVKALAAARVAETELWRRRGDASAAHHLARTSGTSVAKARQALEAAGRLSTLPAVAAAARRGELSPAQLAPITDAASKAPAAERRLLAAAGSTSLGELLDACARTKAAADPDHEARHRAIHAGRFLRRRRCQDGAGELHYRSTLEEVAEIYAVVRAHADRCFRAARADGRREPSEAHLADGLLAATRAAVMRTTAATTAAPEPPPPSEDFADTGTENDPVAGDRAMPPSSAPPVPAKVVVRIDWDTLLRGWPIDGEVCEIAGLGPVPVSAVRAMIGSGNAFLAAVVTRGVDVVNAPTSVAARPPTSAARCSGSARRARCSAATRPSTSRSTTGRTGRRRR